In Nitrospirota bacterium, one genomic interval encodes:
- a CDS encoding DUF5132 domain-containing protein has protein sequence MGLLDNGLKGNLLTGLAVGIGAAVVAPAVIPVLAGIVKPVAKAAIKGGILLYERSRETVAEAGEIFEDLMAEVKAEIEESHHTPAGNGSDSTAP, from the coding sequence ATGGGACTTTTGGATAACGGATTGAAAGGCAATCTCCTTACCGGGCTCGCCGTCGGCATCGGCGCGGCGGTCGTTGCGCCCGCGGTCATCCCGGTGCTGGCAGGGATAGTAAAGCCGGTTGCCAAGGCTGCGATAAAGGGCGGCATTCTGCTCTATGAGCGGAGCAGGGAGACCGTTGCCGAGGCGGGCGAGATCTTCGAAGATCTGATGGCCGAGGTCAAGGCAGAGATAGAGGAATCGCATCATACCCCTGCCGGGAACGGCTCGGACAGCACTGCCCCGTGA
- a CDS encoding HMA2 domain-containing protein, with protein sequence MIAYTVVHHVPGRIRIEIPMLKRLSLPDLRKLSTIPTPSGVKGVRANPITGSLTIIYDPQSIDIVAYIARIASGSDLQTFLAH encoded by the coding sequence ATGATAGCGTATACGGTCGTACATCATGTCCCGGGACGCATCAGGATAGAGATCCCGATGCTCAAGAGGCTCTCCTTGCCGGATCTGCGGAAGCTCTCGACCATTCCTACGCCCTCGGGGGTAAAGGGGGTTCGTGCAAATCCCATCACCGGGAGCCTGACCATTATCTACGACCCCCAGAGCATCGATATCGTGGCGTACATCGCCCGTATCGCTTCGGGCAGCGATCTGCAGACCTTTCTCGCTCATTAA